The DNA segment acccgaggcagccagtctccataccttgaaccttgctgcagctgttgtgacgtcgtccccccggaagaacactgtggtgtgttagcctgccagtggagtggcagtaaaaggatttacccgggaccgactgctggagacgatcatccactggggtactgaagacaggagagtgacttgtgttgtcacacgaggctcctgtctagggcgttccccttttatcgctcgtggagtggccgtaccagccttgttggctcagaacctgccagcagaccagctggacgtgtggttgatggcctccacggcggtgcccccagtggacctgtgttttggctgacctgtggcccgggtaggctcggcattctcagaggacacgtcgtgaggccacgaagaaagcaccgcggactcagcacctagcttcttgatccagagtcttcagcagaagactatattgtacataatccccttgtatagtgttaatacccctccccctgtgcactttttgattttttatatttaatcggtgatggtgaaaattataatattaagttcttaactttctttccctactcccttttaagttacttgcgtcacggatctcctcccttgatagccactactggcttgggaacggatacatatatcttcctctaacaacatcagagtgagaaccccgttgcgtcccgagagggccgtaacataattggcatccccagcgggatccgtcccctcgttaagtatgtttgacaggggtggtgaagtggcgtaattcctgtaaataattccccctgtgtgtgacgattgtgacgttatacgtcctgtgcggtgctcggagtgactaagtgcgatattgtgcagtgcggtgctcgctgtgattaagcgattaagtgcaatattgactagtgcggtgctcagtcattcagtgcaatattgtagagcgaagcgtTCGCTTGGAttcggtgcaatattgggtagtgcggtgcccgaagtgattacgtgcaatattggcaagtgcagtgtttggtgcgataaagtgcaatattggcgtagaacagtgctcggtgcgttaagtgctaacttgTAAgcagtgttaagtgctaagtgttccatctgtgacaatggcagacaaagctaccatcgatgatctggacgaggttcaggcttttctgaacagagaagattgtcttgccagattaaaatatctgagtaaaccagagcttgtactagtgagcgcctacctggagatcaagatccgtgccagtgattcccgtgtggagatcttgtccaaggtacaccggcacctgaaggcagaagagaaacaggaaggcgaaactcctagtacaaaggaaagtgcagacatagcttccacggaaaaggaagataagggcagtgatgttgacagtgatgcaggtgagcttaatatcagcttcctaacagtcaagatgcgtgccctagaaattaatcgagaaattgaatggaagaagttagaaatagaacgagaattaaaagataaagaaatggagatgaaagaaaaagaattggcgatgaggcgtttagaattagaaagagaagaaagaagagaagagcgagaaagagaagagaaacgagaaagagaagagcgagaaagagaagagaaacgagaaagagaagagcgagaaagagaagagacgagagagggaagaacgagaaagagagagagaacgagacaggcaagaacgacaggacagagaggaaaaggagagacaacatgaactagaagtattgcggttaggtgggcggaggcaaacgacggacaccagtggtttcgatcctttaagaaacatcaaaatggtccccaaattccatgagaaggaagtgtcaaagttctttgcagccttcgagaaagtcgctgcctctttggagtggccaagggagaattgggccatcatgatacagtcagtcttgactgggaaggcccaaatcgcctactctacgttatcccttgacgactccggcgattatgacaaggtgaagaaggtcgtgctcatggcgtaccaattggtacctgaggcttacaggcagaagtttagaaacctgaagaagacctcagagcacacttttaccgaattcgccacgatcaaggagcgacttttcctggaatggtgtgcctctcggaaggtggagaccaaggaagacctcgagcagctgattctgctggaggacttcaaggattgtttgtctggagacctgaagacgtacctagaggaacagcaggtagagaccttgagtgcagcagccacaatggctgaggaatacatcctgactcataggccatcTGCTAGGTACGTCCCGAAGACCTATTCAAGATATCCAGCCAAACATAAACCGGAAGATAGAACTGCCCCTCGTAGTGCCGCCAAGTCAACCTCGGATAGTCCTCGGAGGATTAGTCCGAAGAGGGATGTATTGTGTTGGACCTGCGGTAAGAGAGGACATATTGCTGCGAAGTGTCGTAGCAGTTCAGGTAATAATCCCCGTAGGGAAGTCATGCTGATGAACAGTATAGTACCACCGACATCCACCCTAGAGAAGAGGAAAGGATTGTTCGCCCCATATACCTCCCAAGGATATGTAGCCAGTGGCCTTGCAAGTACGCCTGTGGTAATACTTAGAGACAGTGGAGCGGCCCAGTCTCTAATTCTGGAAACATCATTACCCGAAGGTATATCGGCGGATGAGATGCAGAAGGTAATCCTGGGTGGATTCCCTTCCACCTTGTACGTTGCCCCATTGGTACAAGTGCATCTGGACTCTCGGCACTTCAAAGGTGAGTGTCGGTTGGCCGTGGTGGATAGTCTTCCCATAAAGGGGATTGACGTAATATTAGCCAATGACTTAGCCCTAGGATTGTTACCCAACTGTCCCCTGGTAATGGATAATCCAGGACGTGAAGAGACCAGTCCCATCGCAGCAGTGCAAACCAGGTCTCAGGCGCACCTCCATGCACCACTAGATCTAAACACTTTGTTTGACTCTCCTCCTATCCCACAGGTTACAAGTAGCCATACACCAGTCCCGCCCGTCCAGATGCCGGTTCCTGAACACTGGACTCGAGCCCATCTGATAGAGGAACAGAAGAAGGACCCTCAGGTACGGAAGTTGGCCGACACCGTAGACTCTCCTGCGAAAGGAGGGGATCTATATGTGTCGTCAAGTGGTGTACTGTGTCGCCGGCATCCTCTGAAATACCCCCAGTCAAGTGCGGTAGGTGATCAGATAGTCGTCCCAGCCGTGTTCAGATCTAAGCTGTTAGAAACAGCCCATGCTAATAGATTTGCTGGACATGGTGGGATCTCTAAGGCTTTCCACCGCCTAGCCAAAGGTTTCTACTGGCCGCATATGAAGGAGGACGTACGTCATTTCTGCAAGACCTGCCATGCCTGCCAGGTGGCCGGAAAAGCAAACCAGCCTGTCCCCAAAGCCCCTTTATACCCCATTCCATCAATAGGTGAGCCCTTCGAACACCTCATCTTGGATATAGTAGGCCCTCTTCCACCTGCTACCTCAGGGGTGCAGTATTTGCTAACAATActagatcgggttagtaggtacccagaagcgatCCCCCTTAAAACCATCACAGCTAAGGTTTTGGTGAAACAACTGCTCTGGTTCATCACACGATACGGTCTTCCCAAGACCATTCAGACGGACCAGGGGTCTAATTTCATGTCCCATTTGTTTCGCCAACAGATCGCCGACCTGGGAATCCGACAGGTTACCTCtagtgcctaccatcccgagtcTCAAGGAGCTTTGGAACGTTTTCACCAGACGTTGAAGGGCATGCTTCGGAAGTTTTGCTACGACAGGCAGAGTAAGTGGGTTGAAGAACTGCCCTACCTCCTATTTGCGGTAAGATCAGTGCCCAATGAATCCCTAGGAATCTCCCCATTCGAGATGATCTTTGGTCACTCAGTAAGAGGTCCCTTAGAGGTGGCACGAGACCATTGGCTGGACGCAGAAACCAACGAGGATATTGTGGACTGGTTGTCTACAAATAAAGGACGGCTGTTCTCAGCCTGGGAGATGGCTACAAGGACCTTAGAAAGTACACAAAGAACTATCAAGAGCAGGTATGATAGGAGGACCAAGCAGAGGGAGTTCCAAGTAGGAGATCTGGTTTTAGTATGTACTCCTACAATAACTGGGAGCTTGAGCGCCAGATTCGTAGGTCCCTACCCGGTTGTAAAGAAGGTTACTAACCTCAATTACCTTCTTAGTACTCCAGACCGCCGTAAGAAAGAAACTCTGGTTCATGTTAATATGATCAAGAAGTACGAGGGTCGGGATACACTCCCCGTAACCTTAGTGACCACTAATGACGacattgaggaggaagaggaggtgttgGCTAACTCAGACATTCTGTTAAACTTGCAGGCAAAGTTGACACACGTGGCCGAAGGACATCAATCATCATTGCTGCAGATGATCCGGCAATACAAGCCTATCTTCGACGATGTTCCAGGATTACCATCTGTCTTGAGGCATGATGTCGAGCTGGAGGAAGGCGTCCGACCTATAAAGCAACACCCGTACCGTCTCAACCCACTGAAGAAACGGGTGGTGAAAGAGGAGGTAGATTACATGCTGAAACACCATCTGATAGCCCCGAGCTCGAGCCCATGGTCATCCCCGATACTACTAGTGCCCAAACCTGGTAAGAAATACCGTCTTTGTATTGATTATCGCCAGGTGAATAAGGTCACAGTAGCAGATACCTACCCTCTCCCCAGGGTAGAGGAATGTCTGGATGCCATAGGTAAAGCCCGTTACCTGACGAAGTTTGACCTGTTCAAAGGCTATTGGCAAGTTCCCCTCACGGAAAAGGCCAAACCCATATCAGCATTTGTGACACCCGACGGgctgtttgaatgtcaggtgatgccATTCGGGATGAAAAATGCGGCCTCCACTTTCCAGAGACTGATAGGTACTGTGTTGCGTGACGTGGAAAACACCTTAGTCTACAtcgatgatgtattaatatatgatgtaGATTGGCAGGATCATCTGCGTCACATAGAGGATTTCTTCAAGGCTATGCTCCAGTCAGGGTTAGTGGTCAACCTGCATAAATCTGAGTTTGCCCAGACCTCTGTCATCTTCTTGGGTCATAAGGttggaggaggatggattgcgccGAAGGCCAGCAAGATAGAGGCAATAATCCAGTATCCTACGCCAGCTACCAGGAAGGACATCTTGCGTTTCCTTGGTATGGCTGGTTTTTATCGTAAGTTTGTCCCTAATTTTTCCTCCATCGCCGCCCCCCTGACCAATCTATTGAAGAAGGGGGTGAAATTAATATGGGATGAGAATTGCCAGAAGGCATTTGAGAGTCTCAAAGCAATTCTAATCTCTTCTCCGATCCTCAGGTCCCCGAGCTTTGAGGATAGATTTATCCTGACGGTCGACGCTTCTGATTATGGCTTGGGGTCCGTTTTATCCCAGACGGACGAGAAGGGGGTGGAACACCCGGTGGCCTATCATTCTAAGAAGTTCACCCCCAGCCAGCTTAATTACTCGGTCATAGAAAAGGAAACGTTGGCCTTAATTAATTCCGTCCAGCACTTCGAGGTATATTTAACAAGCAATGGCCATCCTATATTAGTACGGACCGACCATAACCCTCTGAAGTTCCTGGCTCAGTTTAAGCAAAAGAACCTCAGGctcaccagatggagtctacaTTTGCAGCAATATCCCCTCCAGATTGAACACATAAAAGGGGTGGACAACGTGGTAGCTGACGCATTATCTCGTATCTagatccacgtactaatttggtttgtcttctttttttttatagaaacccaaaccaaattcttttggtggggaggtgttatggaCCCTGATCCAGCGTCCAATCTCGAAGCAGTGacggccgcgccatctgtgggtcagctcccgaaaccccctccaaaccgacgacgtgtactagctacgagggccagtttccagccccgttcagcactcaacaccgccgccgctgacctctggtgaggtggtgctcagactacaacgccatctatggagtggatatgtcgggcgtttgtgtctgagcctgtaagtgaggtgttttagtgtccctgttattgatgacgtgtctgcttacagagtcgacctgggactgctgtgatgggagttgagtcagactacctgaggcagccagtctccataccttgaaccttgctgcagctgttgtgacgtcgtccccctggaagaacactgtggtgtgttagcctgccagtggagtggcagtaaaaggatttacccgggaccgactgctggagacgatcatccactggggtactgaagacaggagagtgacttgtgttgtcacacgaggctcctgtctagggcgttccccttttatcgctcgtggagtggccgtaccagccttgttggctcagaacctgccagcagaccagctgaacgtgtggttgacggcctccacggcggtgcccccagtggacctgtgttttggctgacctgtggcccgggtaggctcggcattctcagaggacacgtcgtgaggccacgaagaaagcaccgcggactcagcacctagcttcttgatccagagtcttcagcagaagactatattgtacataatccccttgtatagtgttaatacccctccccctgtgcactttttgattttttatatttaatcggtgatggtgaaaattataatattaagttcttaactttctttccctactcccttttaagttacttgcgtcacggatctcctcccttgatagccactactggcttgggaacggatacatatatcttcctctaacaacatcagagtgagaaccccgttgcgtcccgagagggccgtaacaacattacaagagaaaaatgagatgagagagataagtatattaaagcacattgttatattaaagctctgattgattacattgacagcttgattagtaatttaaacaagattaatagacaccatacaacagattgacagcacatataagacagcaatgatcacaatggtaaagatgttcagaatgggtacataaagattgggagactgggtagcaaagatacagataaacaagatttataaacaccatacaacagattggcaacacatataagaaaacagcaatgatcacaatggtaaagatgttcaaattgggaacataaaggttgggagattgggtagcaatagatacagtgcaattataaggcaaaaagtgaaaaactatgaagatgaaattaggtactttttagtattgattttgaatgatgtaaaagttggacagcttttcaattcagtagggagtgagttccataaactgggtccctttatttgcatagagtgtttacacagattaagtttaactctgggaatatcgaagagatatttatttctggtgtggtgataatgggtcctattacatctgtccaggaagagtttcagacaaggatttgcatttaagaacagggttttgtaaatgtagttgacacaagagaatttgtggagtgagattatgtttagcatgtttagggagttaaacaagggggctgtgtgttgcctgaaagcagaatttgatattattctgatagcagatttttgctgggtgatgatggacttgaggtggtttgcagtggttgaaccccatgcacagataccatagttgagatagggatagattagtgcataatatagagagatgagagcagagttcggaacatatctgattttggagagtataccaactgtttggcggggaagtggttcaaatagcttcggctttcACTtccttgtccggccgtgatggtcaagtggattaaggcgccctgtagttaccagttgcattgctcctgggagtatgggttcgagtcacttctggggtgtgagttttcagtcgcatataggcctggggaccattcaggcttgttcgcatatatatatatatatatatatatatatatatatatatatatatatatatatatatatatatatatatatatatatatatatataatacacatgagagaatgtgcagtgacttaatatctaacatattcagagattcttaccactacaccacagtctccatggtgtagtggtaagacactcgcctggcattccgcaagcgctttgtcatgggttcgtatcctggccgggtaggatttactgggcgcaaatccttaattgtagcctctgtttaactcaacagtaaaatgtttacttggttgtaacaacgattctttgcggcggggatcgtattccagggacctgcccgaaacgctacgcgtactactggctgtacgagaatgtaacaactcttgtatatatctcataaAAAATCTCTCAAAAAAAGATTTGAgtgggggtaccgagtgatgtctggggccagagttggatattgtcctaatagcggaATTATGTTTCTGCCACTATTAAATCAAAATTCTGAAGTTGGGGTGTAAGGTCTAGGACCGCTTtgcccttccacccgagtgcttgtaggTCATACgtaaaaacttggactggcttcagtaggggctTCCAGACTAACTGTGATTTTAGTAAAAATCTAGTTGTATGACTTTACTAGTCAAcggtggtctagtggtagagtatgcggcttggCAATGCCGGGGTCGTAGGTTCACGCCCACCTCATAACCCTAGTGGATTTACTCataacattatttatttatttatttatttatttatatacaagaaggtacattgggggttaacagagaacatagcacgcatagcatttcgggcaagtccttaaactaaaagataatttttagataattaacagtaaaattgacaatttttttttacatgtacattgcaagaaattttgacaaaagcagattagaataatacacaataataacaatacacaataatgaacaaggattattAGGTGCATTAGGATaacatttcaaggaataatgcagtagaatatgcactcaatacaacaataatgatatcagatgataactaagattacaatggtaaagtaatatggcttaggtacaaatattgggggattgggtagcactagatacagtgcgaagATAAAGCaataggtagaaaactatgatgatgaaattaggtactttttggttttatttctgaataaggcaaaagttggacagcttatcaattcattagggagtgagttccattgactaggtccctttacttgcatacagtgtttacatagattaagtttgcctctggggatatcaaagagatattaaaATCTGGTGTGGTGAGCATGTTATGAGCGTGAGCATGAGCatgcttaaaaccaagtctggtgcccttgaggagataccaactttaatctacaaaaaagcctccagatctttagcccctgctattgctttgctcttcaacaagtcacttgaactccaaacctttccagatattctaaaaaaagcgagagtaacgcctgtccacaaatgtggtgatctcacagatgttaacaactacagacctatatcaatcctgccaaacttgtcaaaaatttttgaaaaactaatctataatcagctttactcatatctagccaaactcaatatacttagcccttgccaatatggcttcaggccccaaaaaagcactaacgatgcacttattagtatgcttaactcgattcatacagctcttgataaaaatgagttccctgttgggttatttgtggacctgcgtaaagctttcgatactgtcaaccaccaaaaccttcttcttaaattacatcattatggtgtcagaggacactcccta comes from the Procambarus clarkii isolate CNS0578487 chromosome 73, FALCON_Pclarkii_2.0, whole genome shotgun sequence genome and includes:
- the LOC138356668 gene encoding uncharacterized protein; translation: MAEEYILTHRPSARYVPKTYSRYPAKHKPEDRTAPRSAAKSTSDSPRRISPKRDVLCWTCGKRGHIAAKCRSSSGNNPRREVMLMNSIVPPTSTLEKRKGLFAPYTSQGYVASGLASTPVVILRDSGAAQSLILETSLPEGISADEMQKVILGGFPSTLYVAPLVQVHLDSRHFKGECRLAVVDSLPIKGIDVILANDLALGLLPNCPLVMDNPGREETSPIAAVQTRSQAHLHAPLDLNTLFDSPPIPQVTSSHTPVPPVQMPVPEHWTRAHLIEEQKKDPQVRKLADTVDSPAKGGDLYVSSSGVLCRRHPLKYPQSSAVGDQIVVPAVFRSKLLETAHANRFAGHGGISKAFHRLAKGFYWPHMKEDVRHFCKTCHACQVAGKANQPVPKAPLYPIPSIGEPFEHLILDIVGPLPPATSGVQYLLTILDRVSRYPEAIPLKTITAKVLVKQLLWFITRYGLPKTIQTDQGSNFMSHLFRQQIADLGIRQVTSSAYHPESQGALERFHQTLKGMLRKFCYDRQSKWVEELPYLLFAVRSVPNESLGISPFEMIFGHSVRGPLEVARDHWLDAETNEDIVDWLSTNKGRLFSAWEMATRTLESTQRTIKSRYDRRTKQREFQVGDLVLVCTPTITGSLSARFVGPYPVVKKVTNLNYLLSTPDRRKKETLVHVNMIKKYEGRDTLPVTLVTTNDDIEEEEEVLANSDILLNLQAKLTHVAEGHQSSLLQMIRQYKPIFDDVPGLPSVLRHDVELEEGVRPIKQHPYRLNPLKKRVVKEEVDYMLKHHLIAPSSSPWSSPILLVPKPGKKYRLCIDYRQVNKVTVADTYPLPRVEECLDAIGKARYLTKFDLFKGYWQVPLTEKAKPISAFVTPDGLFECQVMPFGMKNAASTFQRLIGTVLRDVENTLVYIDDVLIYDVDWQDHLRHIEDFFKAMLQSGLVVNLHKSEFAQTSVIFLGHKVGGGWIAPKASKIEAIIQYPTPATRKDILRFLGMAGFYRKFVPNFSSIAAPLTNLLKKGVKLIWDENCQKAFESLKAILISSPILRSPSFEDRFILTVDASDYGLGSVLSQTDEKGVEHPVAYHSKKFTPSQLNYSVIEKETLALINSVQHFEVYLTSNGHPILVRTDHNPLKFLAQFKQKNLRLTRWSLHLQQYPLQIEHIKGVDNVVADALSRI